In the Mesorhizobium sp. M1D.F.Ca.ET.043.01.1.1 genome, GTCGTGCGCTTCGGCCAGGACTTTCCGTTCCATCATGTCTTTCGCGAGCGCGAGGTGATGACGGCGCGGGCGGCACATGCGGCCGGCTTCGCGCCTGCCGTGCATTATGCCGAGCCCGGAATTCTGGTGACGGAATTCCTCGGCGCCAGGACGTTCCTCGCCGCGGATGTGCGCGCCGATCTCGGACGCGTGGCGGCGCTGCTGCGCGGCTTCCATCGCGAGATGCCGAACCATGTCTCCGGCGCGGGCTTCATGTTCTGGGTGTTCCACGTCATCCGCGACTATGCCCGCACGCTGGACGAAGGCGGCAGCCGCAAGAAGGACGAACTGCCGCGCTATCTTGCGCTGGCGGACGAGCTCGAACGGGCGCAGAAGCTTTTGCCGATCGTGTTCGGCCACAACGATCTTTTGCCGGCTAATATCCTCGACGACGGCAAAAGGCTGTGGCTTATCGATTTCGAATACGCAGGCTTCAATACAGCCATGTTCGACCTCGCCGGCGCCGCCTCCAATGCCGGCATGAGCGACGAGGAGTCCTTC is a window encoding:
- a CDS encoding phosphotransferase family protein, with the translated sequence MSAPAIAEDRIRALPCWTSSIEIEPLPGGLSNANYVVTDAAGRHVVRFGQDFPFHHVFREREVMTARAAHAAGFAPAVHYAEPGILVTEFLGARTFLAADVRADLGRVAALLRGFHREMPNHVSGAGFMFWVFHVIRDYARTLDEGGSRKKDELPRYLALADELERAQKLLPIVFGHNDLLPANILDDGKRLWLIDFEYAGFNTAMFDLAGAASNAGMSDEESFAFLTAYFMKEPDGEIRRSHAAMQCASLLREAMWSMVSELYLDAPGIDYVAYTEENLVRLDAALENYRTKYGAKP